The genome window ACACACGGCAGGGGCGCGCCTCACGTCTGGCCAGACCGGCGCGCCCCCTGGTGCTGATCACCGTACCTCGCACCACGGGAGCCACGATGACCACCACCGCCGAACACCTCACCCTCGTCATCCGCCACTGGCCCGACCTCCAAGAGGCCCTCGGCGGCAGGTCCGCACCCACCTGGCCCCCCGCCGGCCGCATGAACGACCACCTCCGCACCCTCGACCAGGCCGACGACGAGCACGACGAGACCCACGCGCAGCAGCTCGCCACCCTCCGCGCCCCCGACGGCCGGACGATCGGCTACCGCTGCACCCACTGCGGCGACGTAGACCCGGGCCACTCCCACCCGGTCGGCGACGAGCGGGACCCGGCCCAGATCGGCGAACGCCCCATCCCCATCCGGCTGCACATCCACGAGACCATGCGCATCGTCCGCACCGCCCTCGCCGACTGCGCAGACCAGACCGCGAGCAGCGTCCAACGCCCGGTCATGGGGCTGCTGCCGGAGGGCTACCCGAAGGCCGACCGCGTGCGGCGCGAACTCCTCGTCATGCAGGAACGCCGCGACCCCCGTCGCTGGTCCTGGGCGAGCGCCCGGCCCGACGCCCCGCTCACCGCCCTCTGGCTCCTCGGCCGCGTCCAAGGCGCGCCTGGTCCGTTCCGCCCGCTCACCGGCCCCCAACTCGACCACATCGGCAGCGTCGCCCGTAGCTGCGCCATGCGTGTCGAGGACGCCCTCGACGTCGGCGAACGCCGCGCCACCCTCGCCCGCCCATGCCCGACCTGCGGCGGCCAGCTGCACCTCCACGGAGGCGCCGGCGCACTGCCCGTCGCCCGCTGCACGGCCTGCGGGCACGTCTGGTCGGGGCAGGCCGCCGTCGCCTGAACACGACGAAGCCCCCGACCACGGTCGGGGGCTCTCGCATGCCCGGCTACTCCTCGGCCTTCGCCTTCCTGCCCCGCTCCCCAGCCTCGATCTGCTGCACCCGCGCCAGCGAGATCCCCAACGTCTTCGCGATCTGCCGGTAACTGACCTTCTGCGCCCGCATCGCGACCACCGCCTCCTGCCGGATCTCCCGCAGCCGCGACCCTTGCACCGGCCACGCGGCCAGCATCTGACCGGCCCTCTTCGCCCGCTCGGCCGGGTCCTCCAACGCTTCCAGCGAGTCGACGACATCTGTCACGAGCCGCACCTCCTCCTCATCGCCCGGCTGATCGGCCACGGCCGCTCCCTTCCCATTCCGGGAGCACGACGCTTGCCACCGTATAGCGCCCGCTGTACGGTGACAATCGTCCGCTGTACGGCGGACTGAGCGCGTGCCCTGCGCTCGCCAACAGAACGGCCCCAGCGGGAGGTGCGAACTCCTGCTGGGGCCAGCCACCACCTGAGTGACCAGGAGTGACCCATGGCCCACCGTACCGATCAGCCCCCGGCGCAGCACAGCCCCGAGCCCCCGCGCGAGAACCCGATCTTCCGGCAGCCCGCCACCGTCGCCACCTGCCGCGCCGACTACGAGGCCGCCGCCGACATCCGCGCCCGCCTCGACCAGCAGATCAAGGCCCGCCGCTGATGGGCCTGTTCAGCCGCGCGCAGAGCAGCCGCGCCTACCCGGCCGCTGGCCTCACCGTCACCGGACGCGCCGACCGCTTCCGCCGAGCCAAGACCAGCGGCGCCCGCGAAGCCGACCGCGCTGGTCAGGCGTGGGAGGACCGCGACCGGCAGCAGGACCGCCGAGGCCGCTGGTACCGCCCCGCCCGCTGAGGAGACCACGTTGAGCATCGGCATGATCCGCTACCGCGTCGAAGACCCCGACGGCCGTTTCCTCGACGAGTTCAGCACCAACGCGCCGGACTTCGCCGAGGAGCGCATCGACCGCATTCGGAAGTACGTCCCTGGCCTCACCGTCACCGAGACCCCGGACGACTGACCCACCAGACCGCCGCGCCCCGAGCGACCATCCCCCCGCTCGGGGCGCGGCCCCGCTCCCGGAGAAGCACCGTGAAGACCCGCAAGATCGAGCGGACCCGCCTCGTCCCCCACACCGTCGACGGTGAGACCGAACTCGTCCTCGACCGCGAGCTCGTCGAGGTCCCCGCACCCCCACGCGACTGGGACCACATGGTGCGCGTCGCCGTCACCGTCGGCGCCTGCATCCTCGTCACCGCGTCCCTCGCCTGGACGACCGCCAGCATCGGCGACCTCCTCGCCGCCGTCACCATCAGCGTCGTCGCCTACGCCGCAGCCGTCGCATTCGACGCCTCATGGATCATGTGCATGGGCGTCGAGTGGCTGCTCCGCTACGACCCCGAACGCGCCAAGGCTGCGAAGAAGGCCGGCCGGTGGGCGCTCGCCGTGTCCATGGGCGCCGTCTTCGCCCACGGCTACGTCAGCGGCGACTGGATCACCGGCATCGTCGGCGCCGTCGTCTCCGCGCTCGCCAAGGGCGGCTGGTCCATGGCCATGCGCGTGCACGCCCGCCCCCTCGACGACCGCACCCAGCAGTGGGTTGCGAAGCGGCGCGCGGCCGTCGACGGACAGCTCGCGATGATCCCGATCCGCCGCGAACTCCAGCGCGGGCAGGCCGTCGTCGACGCCGAGCAGCGCAGCCTCACCACGGATTCCGGATCCGCCGGATCCACGGATCCGGACCAGTCCGGATCCGGGAATCCGCCCCCGCCGCCCACCGGCCCGATGACCGTGAAGGACGCAGTCCGGACCGCGAAGGACTCCGGGATCACCGATCCGGACGCCGTCCTGCGCTACGTCCACCAGGTCGCCGACGCCAACGCCAAGCCGGAGACCGTCGCCCGCTACCTCCGGCTGGCCGGCTGATGAACGCGCAGCCGTCGCCCGGCGGTGACGAGCTGCGCGCCCGCGCCTACCTCCGCCGCCTCCGCGTACGCCCCCTCGGCCACCAGGAGCACCCCATGCCCGACGAGATCCTCCCCACCCGCATCATCCCCGCCGGCGTCCCCCTGCCCGCCCGGCCGCCCGAGCCCGGCGAGACCCCGCCCTGGCGCCCGCCACCCCCCGGTCCGCCAGCCCCACCGGCCGACCCCTGGCCACCGCCCGCGCCACCGCCCGGCCCTCTCGAGGTCCGCGTCACCGTCGACCTCGCACCCGTCCCCGAGCCCGAGCCGGAGCCCGGC of Streptomyces phaeolivaceus contains these proteins:
- a CDS encoding helix-turn-helix domain-containing protein encodes the protein MADQPGDEEEVRLVTDVVDSLEALEDPAERAKRAGQMLAAWPVQGSRLREIRQEAVVAMRAQKVSYRQIAKTLGISLARVQQIEAGERGRKAKAEE
- a CDS encoding protein transporter Sec31 → MKTRKIERTRLVPHTVDGETELVLDRELVEVPAPPRDWDHMVRVAVTVGACILVTASLAWTTASIGDLLAAVTISVVAYAAAVAFDASWIMCMGVEWLLRYDPERAKAAKKAGRWALAVSMGAVFAHGYVSGDWITGIVGAVVSALAKGGWSMAMRVHARPLDDRTQQWVAKRRAAVDGQLAMIPIRRELQRGQAVVDAEQRSLTTDSGSAGSTDPDQSGSGNPPPPPTGPMTVKDAVRTAKDSGITDPDAVLRYVHQVADANAKPETVARYLRLAG